From Arachis stenosperma cultivar V10309 chromosome 2, arast.V10309.gnm1.PFL2, whole genome shotgun sequence, one genomic window encodes:
- the LOC130963125 gene encoding glutathione S-transferase T3-like: MDPNQLNSFFNYLQNFPQISNTQQSQTSNSQVPNQNFTPPNTFQNPNPQNLSNFNFQAPYNNQFPIFQPQNQNSQTPHFPFSSIFNPSIGNVTPTFLPFPTQFSASRHNSSGVGGSSNPSSQTPIQSSPNSQYSDFANPHGLDAIDLNDDIEDRRQDSIQHWHWKEDEMLISAWLNVSTDPVIGTDQKGETFWSRIHSYCVEFCTDMTRGVVACKKRWYKINKAVAQFAGCYDQASRNIRSGSNANDIKELAYKLYSTNCGQKFTFERHWNMLRLEQKWRSQLPTQSGGSKRTKVSATGAYSSSSNPETPLADEPGVDSPVRPQGSKKSKRRGKGKAQMSEDFSERKSSVVKKLSLMEDIKNVREKELMEREKEREEEKEHRAKMMAIKEKEIQIQAAMKNKNYKLRVNIIVPLLFMKVTVAKLAVAKVAVAKLAVTKVAVAKVAVAKLAVAKVAVAKLAVTKVAVAKVAVAKLAVTKLVSPLININYQ; the protein is encoded by the exons atgGATCCAAACCAACTCAACTCTTTCTTCAATTACTTACAAAACTTTCCTCAAATTTCAAATACCCAACAATCTCAAACCTCAAACTCTCAAGTTCCAAATCAAAACTTCACACCACCAAATACATTTCAAAATCCAAATCCACAAAATCtttctaatttcaattttcaagctccttataataatcaatttccTATATTCCAACCGcaaaatcaaaattcacaaaCACCCCATTTTCCATTTTCATCCATATTTAACCCCTCTATCGGAAATGTTACTCCAACTTTCTTGCCGTTTCCAACTCAATTCAGTGCATCAAGACATAACTCATCTGGTGTTGGTGGCTCTTCTAACCCATCCTCTCAGACTCCTATACAATCTAGTCCAAATTCGCAATATTCAGATTTTGCCAACCCTCATGGATTAGATGCTATCGACCTCAATGATGATATTGAAGATCGGAGGCAAGATAGTATTCAACACTGGCATTGGAAAGAGGATGAGATGTTGATCAGTGCATGGTTAAATGTTTCAACTGACCCTGTAATTGGTACCGATCAAAAGGGGGAAACATTTTGGAGTCGAATTCATAGCTACTGTGTAGAATTTTGCACCGACATGACAAGGGGGGTAGTTGCATGTAAGAAACGATGGTATAAGATCAACAAGGCTGTTGCACAATTTGCTGGTTGCTACGATCAAGCTAGTCGAAACATAAGGAGTGGTTCAAACGCTAATGATATAAAGGAGTTGGCTTATAAACTTTATTCCACAAATTGTGGTCAAAAGTTCACTTTTGAGAGGCATTGGAACATGCTTCGGTTGGAGCAAAAATGGAGAAGCCAACTACCTACACAGAGTGGCGGCTCAAAAAGAACCAAGGTTAGTGCAACTGGAGCATACTCATCCTCATCAAACCCAGAAACACCGTTGGCTGACGAACCCGGTGTGGACTCTCCCGTTCGCCCACAAGGATCAAAGAAGAGCAAGCGAAGAGGTAAGGGAAAAGCACAGATGTCTGAAGATTTTAGCGAAAGAAAATCATCGGTTGTCAAAAAATtatctctcatggaagatatTAAGAATGTTAGAGAAAAGGAACTAATggaaagggaaaaagaaagagaagaggagaagGAACATAGAGCAAAGATGATGGCAATCAAAGAGAAGGAGATACAAATTCAAGCGGCAATGAAGAACAAGAATTACAAACTCAGAG TCAATATTATTGTGCCGTTGTTGTTCATGAAAGTGACCGTTGCAAAACTAGCCGTTGCAAAAGTAGCCGTTGCAAAACTAGCCGTTACAAAAGTAGCCGTTGCAAAAGTAGCCGTTGCAAAACTAGCCGTTGCAAAAGTAGCCGTTGCAAAACTAGCCGTTACAAAAGTAGCCGTTGCAAAAGTAGCCGTTGCAAAACTAGCCGTTACAAAACTAGTTTCTCCACTTATAAATATCAACTATCAATGA
- the LOC130963124 gene encoding uncharacterized protein LOC130963124, protein MAKNFDDMFNEALYGKRRRQDNTLIDNWIDEYLLEDSEEEDIDRSPILITRRWINRDREAGHDRLFQDYFADEPVYNADIFRRRFRMRRDVFLRIVDALSNVYPYFHQRVDATGRRGLSPLQKCTAAIRMLAYGVAADAVDDYVRIGESTTIECLEKFVEGVISVFQDEYLRKPNPDDVHRLLQMAEGRGFPGMLGSIDCMHWQWKNCPKAWKGMYMSGYRGVATIVLEVVASSDLWIWHAFFGVSGSNNDINVLDRSPVFDDILNDRAPEVNYTINGNNYTMRYYLADGIYPEWATFVKSISKPQGEKRKLFAQYQEGQRKDVERAFGVLQARFAIIRGPARFWEKKKLANIMRACIILHNMIVEDERDTYAGNFAQGLEYDDVENGLSQPQLGEEDFAPYHQFLQRNAQLRNRQQHRQLKEDLIEHI, encoded by the coding sequence ATGGCTAAAAATTTTGATGATATGTTTAATGAGGCTTTGTATGGTAAAAGAAGACGGCAAGATAACACACTGATAGATAATTGGATCGATGAGTATTTACTCGAAGattcagaagaagaagatatcgATAGAAGCCCTATCCTAATTACTCGTAGATGGATCAACAGAGATCGAGAAGCAGGACATGATCGCCTTTTTCAAGATTACTTTGCAGATGAACCGGTGTATAATGCTGACATTTTTCGACGGAGATTTCGAATGAGAAGAGATGTGTTCCTTCGGATAGTAGACGCTCTCTCAAACGTCTATCCGTATTTCCACCAGAGGGTTGAtgcaactggaagaagaggctTGTCGCCACTTCAGAAATGTACCGCTGCGATACGGATGTTAGCATACGGCGTAGCAGCTGATGCTGTTGATGATTATGTGCGCATAGGCGAGAGCACTACAATTGAATGCTTGGAAAAATTTGTGGAAGGTGTCATTTCTGTGTTCCAGGATGAATACTTGCGAAAACCCAATCCAGATGACGTACACCGCCTGCTACAAATGGCGGAGGGTCGTGGCTTCCCTGGCATGTTGGGTAGCATTGACTGCATGCATTGGCAATGGAAAAATTGTCCAAAGGCGTGGAAAGGTATGTACATGAGTGGTTATCGTGGGGTTGCAACCATTGTACTTGAGGTTGTAGCATCTTCAGACCTTTGGATATGGCATGCGTTCTTTGGAGTTTCTGGTTCAAACAACGATATCAACGTGTTAGATCGTTCTCCAGTATTTGATGACATTCTAAATGATCGTGCTCCGGAGGTAAATTATACTATTAATGGTAACAATTATACAATGAGATACTACTTAGCAGATGGTATTTATCCTGAATGGGCCACATTTGTCAAATCAATCTCAAAGCCACAAGGGGAGAAACGCAAGTTATTTGCACAATATCAAGAAGGGCAAAGAAAAGATGTGGAACGAGCATTCGGAGTGTTGCAAGCACGCTTTGCAATTATACGTGGTCCAGCTCGTTTTTGggaaaagaagaagcttgccaACATAATGAGAGCTTGTATTATATTGCATAATATGATTGTTGAGGATGAAAGAGACACTTATGCAGGAAATTTTGCTCAAGGCTTAGAGTATGATGATGTTGAAAATGGATTATCACAACCTCAGCTGGGAGAAGAAGATTTTGCACCATACCATCAATTTCTCCAAAGAAATGCCCAACTTCGAAATAGGCAGCAGCATAGACAATTGAAAGAGGACTTGATTGAACACATATGA